A window of Nicotiana sylvestris chromosome 8, ASM39365v2, whole genome shotgun sequence genomic DNA:
TTATGTACTCTGATAACATTCAAATCTCTAGTCTTACATTGGTTAATTCTCCTTCATGGAATGTCCATCCTGTATATTGCAGGTAATAAAATTAATCTTGGGACCCGTTTGGccataaaaaaaattcattttttccGGAATCAGTGTCAAGTTGAATTTTTCAACATTTGAAAAACGCTAAAAAGctgttttccaaaattttcacttcaaagCACTCACAAAAACAACTCCAAattgtattcatgtccaaacacaactctaattttcaaatatcgtTGATTTTTTTTTCCCGGAATTtcacaatttttatgtccaaagcCCACTTGATTTCCAATAGTTCAATATTGTTTTCTTCTAGATCAATAATAACTAACGCAAAAAACTCGATTTCTTTGTGAATGCAGCAATATTATTATCCAAGGCATCACTATTCTTGCACCAGTCAGATCTCCAAATACTGATGGGATTAACCCTGGTAAATCTTGCATTAGTGTTTACTAATGTTTTAATTAGTTTGAGTGACAATAAGGTTTCATATAATAGGTATTCTGCGTCATTTTCTAGGTTATTAATCCCACTTTTCTATGGAGTATTACCTGCAGTTTTCTTTAGAATGACCTAATAGTGTAATCTTTTACACTGTCAGTATATAAATTGTCACTCCGGCCTTCGTGATTACTATGTATTTTCTATTAAAACCAAGTCTAATTTGCAGATTCTTGCATAAATACTAGAATAGAAGACTGTTACATTGTCTCTGGAGATGATTGCATTGCTGTTAAGAGTGGTTGGGACGAGTATGGAGTTGCATTTGGGATGCCAACAAAGCAGCTCGCTATAAGGCGAATCACCTGCATTTCTCCAACCAGTGCTACAATTGCATTAGGCAGTGAGATGTCAGGAGGAATTCAGGATGTTAGGGCAGAGGACATTGTAGCAATCGATACAGAATCAGGGGTTCGAATCAAGACTGCAGTAGGACGAGGTGGATACGTGAAGGATGTATATGTTAAAGGTGTGACAATGAAAACCATGAAATATGTATTCTGGATGACAGGAGATTATGGTTCTCACCCTGATAACAATTATGATCCAAATGCATTACCTGTGATTGATAATATCAATTACCGCGATATGGTTGCTGAGAATGTGACCATTGCTGCCAAGCTTGCAGGAATTTCTGGTGATCCGTTTACTGGAATTTGCATATCAAATGTCACGATTGAGTTGGCGCCTAAAGCAAAGAAACTGGCTTGGAATTGTACAGATATTTCGGGGATTTCAAGTGGTGTAGTACCTCAGCCTTGTGAGTTATTGCCAGATCAGGGAACAGAGAACGTTTCGCCCTGTAATTTTCCAACAGAGAACTTACCAATTGATGATATGAAAGTTCAAACGTGTTCCTGCAGGAAGAAACTGTATTAACACATCAATGCATAAGAATGCCATCAAAAGGAAGATCATATTATAAAGAGTTTTATCATTCTGTTGTTTAACACCTCTGAACTGTGCATGATTATTGATCCATGCTAATATCTGTAACTTTTACATATTTGTAAATGCTATCAGTTATTGCAGCCAAAATTTCAAGGACAAATTATAGAAAGAAGATTGTTGGTGAGTACGTGTAATTAAGCTCTTGTAGTGTTTTACAAGCATTCCAAGTTCACAATGTGGTAAACTGAATAGTCATTGAACAGAACCAAGATACAACGTTAGATTTTAGACCTTCGCAAACACCAGCACTCCTGATAAATATCTCACATTGAAGTACAGAAATCGCGATATCAGTTTTAAGTCAGCTCTCTCTTCCCGTTAAACATAACTTAAAAAATGTATTGAAGTAAGAAAAATACTTCCTACATATGATACATAATCCAGGACAACCAGTCATATTTTTAGTTCAACAAAGTCTGGGTAGAACTTCACGGACTCCTTCCAAATCAGTTCCTTGATATTTTCTTCAGTGATTGAGGGCTGCTCAAAATCAAAACTGAAAGGCCTGGGACAAATCGGCTCATCGTTGATGTCATGAAGAGATGACAAAAATGGGTGACACAGAGCCTCATCAACTGCACATAGAGAAAGAAAATCGAACATACACGAGGTAAACAGGATGGACTAAAAATGGAAAATAAATCATGCAAAGGTTGAGGTCAAAATTTCGGTGCTTCACCTGTAATTCGTCTGGTTGGGTCAAAGACAAGCATCTTTTCAAGTAAATCAATAGCCAAAGGTGACATGTTGGGAAATCTTGCAGAGAATTGTTGCTTAGGATATTGAGGAAGCAGTTGGACATATCTTCGGGCATTATCACTTCTCAGAAATCGAAGGCTGGCATCATCAGGAGAACCTAGTAGCTTCAAGACAGAAGAAACAAAATTGAAGCTGGGAACAATAAGCAGATCAAACAGCTTCATAACTAGAAAAAATGTCccatatatatcgaaaggttgcTTTGAAGTCAGACCTTCATTTCTTGAACCCgttgtgaaaatttgaaatgatttACTTAATCGATGAACATTTGAAAGCATTGTCTGCATGGAATTACATCATATCGCTGGTTATAGCACTGGGAAGCACTCTCAACTCCCAGCTTCAGAGGATGGGAATGCTTAGGACTAGTTTCAATTTAAAAAGGAggggaaatgaaaaagaaaagaggaggtTCTTTCAGGTCTCAATCTCCTAATAACTTTTCCACTTCAAAACATGCAGGTAGATTGTCACTGGATCAACTTAATTTACTCttccaaataaattttttttcttaATCAGGTTCCTGCTAAAGGTCTTTGAAAATGTATTGCAAACCATAAAAGAATTTGAAGTGACTTTTACCTCAGTAATGAGTCTCAGCTGATGTCCATAATCTTTTCCAGGAAACAAAGGTTCTCTCGTCATTATTTCACCAAGAATACAACCAACAGACCAAACATCAATTGCTGCAGTGTATACTGAACAGTTAAGGAGCAATTCAGGTGCCCGATACCAGCGAGTGACAACATACTCAGTCATGAAATCTGTCTCAGAAGTTGTCCTCGCCAATCCGAAGTCTCCAATCTTGAGGTCGCAATTTGCATTTAGGAGCAAATTGCTTGGCTTAAGATCACGATGTAAGACATTTGCTGAGTGTACATATTTCAGTCCACGTAATAGCTGATACATGAAGTACTGCAAAATTAAATCGCATGTTATCCAACTATTCAGATGCAGGCAAGGTAACAGCAGTGTGCCAGAGTA
This region includes:
- the LOC104239990 gene encoding probable polygalacturonase, which codes for MEFLIITLRNIPAIHRSLLLAVVILTALGNVHGRHKVHKWETVEYSAISCRAHTASLTDFGGVGDGTTLNTNAFKSAVDHLSQFQSDGGSMLYVPAGKWLTGSFNLTSHFTLYLDKDAVLLASQDENDYPVIAPLPSYGRGRDTDGGRFISLIFGTNLTDVVITGENGTIDGQGQLWWDKFHKKELQYTRPYLIEIMYSDNIQISSLTLVNSPSWNVHPVYCSNIIIQGITILAPVRSPNTDGINPDSCINTRIEDCYIVSGDDCIAVKSGWDEYGVAFGMPTKQLAIRRITCISPTSATIALGSEMSGGIQDVRAEDIVAIDTESGVRIKTAVGRGGYVKDVYVKGVTMKTMKYVFWMTGDYGSHPDNNYDPNALPVIDNINYRDMVAENVTIAAKLAGISGDPFTGICISNVTIELAPKAKKLAWNCTDISGISSGVVPQPCELLPDQGTENVSPCNFPTENLPIDDMKVQTCSCRKKLY
- the LOC104239991 gene encoding mitogen-activated protein kinase homolog MMK2-like — encoded protein: MANQIGGASSNGNSREIRGVLIHGGKYVRYNVYGNLFEVSSKYVPPIRPIGRGAYGLVCAAINSETREEVAIKKIGNAFDNKIDAKRTLREIKLLRHMEHENVIAIKDIIRPPKEEAFNDVYIIYELMDTDLHQIIRSEQPLTNDHCQYFMYQLLRGLKYVHSANVLHRDLKPSNLLLNANCDLKIGDFGLARTTSETDFMTEYVVTRWYRAPELLLNCSVYTAAIDVWSVGCILGEIMTREPLFPGKDYGHQLRLITELLGSPDDASLRFLRSDNARRYVQLLPQYPKQQFSARFPNMSPLAIDLLEKMLVFDPTRRITVDEALCHPFLSSLHDINDEPICPRPFSFDFEQPSITEENIKELIWKESVKFYPDFVELKI